The following are encoded together in the Platichthys flesus chromosome 9, fPlaFle2.1, whole genome shotgun sequence genome:
- the tmem45a gene encoding transmembrane protein 45A, producing MGSFKGHALPGSFFLVAGLWWTAKYSLWHATRRNKNVGSTRLASRASQRRLEIIESSIVVFFSFFGMLAEQFFAGGPKLQLYNFTEKHWEYLMNWQHATMYLFFGLAGIVSLIIHTTEAFPLTLDRLMLAIAFFNEGFLFFYHLHGRSMLDVHVHQLLLYAICGGAFVAFLEVFQRGNIILELLRCCLTVVQGTWFWQIGFVLYSPSGTEWDMKDHNNMMFITMCFSWHLAFAMLLVGLLYCTVSCGVRSRLKRTPPMEMGLLKPSERDPESEDEIL from the exons ATGGGAAGCTTCAAGGGCCACGCTCTCCCTGGGAGCTTCTTCCTTGTAGCTGGGCTCTGGTGGACAGCAAAGTACTCGCTCTGGCACGCCACCCGCAGGAACAAGAACGTAGGTTCCACCCGGTTGGCCAGCAGAGCCTCGCAGCGCCGCCTGGAGATCATTGAAAGCTCTATCGtagtcttcttctctttttttg GGATGCTGGCAGAGCAGTTTTTTGCAGGTGGACCGAAGCTCCAGTTGTACAACTTTACAGAGAAACACTGGGAATATCTGATGAACTGGCAGCATGCAACCATGTACCTCTTCTTCGGCCTGGCTGGGATAGTGTCTCTGATTATCCACACCACAGAGGCTTTCCCACTGACTCTGGACAGGTTAATGCTGGCTATCGCTTTCTTTAATGAAG gatttctttttttctaccaCCTCCATGGGAGAAGTATGCTGGACGTCCATgtacatcagctgctgctctatGCCATCTGTGGAGGGGCTTTTGTTGCTTTCCTGGAGGTCTTCCAACGAGGCAACATCATTCTGGAGCTGTTGCGTTGCTGCCTCACTGTCGTGCAGGGCACCTGGTTCTGGCAG ATTGGCTTCGTGCTCTACTCTCCCAGCGGCACTGAGTGGGACATGAAGGATCACAACAACATGATGTTCATCACCATGTGTTTTTCGTGGCACCTCGCCTTCGCCATGCTCCTCGTGGGTTTGCTGTACTGCACCGTCAGCTG TGGGGTTCGCTCCAGATTGAAGAGGACTCCTCCGATGGAAATGGGGCTCCTGAAGCCCAGCGAGAGGGACCCAGAGTCAGAGGATGAGATTTTATAA